Proteins from a single region of Gossypium arboreum isolate Shixiya-1 chromosome 1, ASM2569848v2, whole genome shotgun sequence:
- the LOC108481992 gene encoding lysine-rich arabinogalactan protein 19-like — MNRLIHVSICVLFISVTGILVKADNAPSPSPKTTPVSPAKPPSTSSSPPMTSPSKSPSSSPPSATPASSPSIISPPPATTPTAMPTPSQSPTATPPASSSPPAQSPATPPPTASSPPSMTPVGAPPVAEGPVGTPESSANIPSSSATPAESPAIFPSTSSPPMATPVGSSPESGEGPAVNDESGSKSGYEVGFVVLIASLVIGSALIL; from the coding sequence ATGAATAGACTCATCCATGTTTCTATTTGTGTTCTCTTTATTTCTGTTACTGGCATCCTAGTAAAAGCCGATAATGCACCTTCTCCATCGCCAAAGACAACTCCTGTGTCTCCGGCGAAACCTCCGTCCACTTCTTCAAGTCCTCCAATGACATCACCTTCTAAATCTCCTTCATCATCACCTCCGTCGGCAACTCCTGCCAGTTCCCCATCGATAATATCGCCTCCGCCTGCAACAACTCCCACTGCTATGCCCACACCTTCTCAATCTCCTACTGCCACTCCGCCTGCTTCTTCTAGCCCCCCAGCTCAATCCCCAGCGACTCCACCCCCAACGGCAAGTTCTCCTCCGTCCATGACTCCAGTCGGGGCTCCACCTGTTGCGGAAGGTCCGGTTGGAACTCCCGAGTCTTCTGCCAACATTCCTTCTAGTTCAGCGACGCCAGCGGAGAGTCCTGCAATTTTCCCATCGACCAGTAGCCCGCCGATGGCGACTCCAGTGGGCTCGTCGCCGGAGAGTGGGGAGGGTCCAGCGGTTAATGATGAGTCGGGTTCAAAATCTGGTTACGAAGTGGGGTTCGTTGTTCTAATAGCGAGTTTGGTTATTGGATCGGCGTTGATtctttag
- the LOC108481228 gene encoding uncharacterized protein At4g02000-like, whose product MENILASLQIEEEEESGDKELWEIEIEENLTEQAINFCLIGCFFTTTTINFQSMRTVMANLWYTIRGVSITDIGEKSILFRFFCKVDRDRVVKGSPWTFNNHLFIIFMLKVGEDTLEVPLNNANFWVQIPDLPSGLYSENIARQFGDFIGSFIKYDTKAITASLRNIMRIRVQVDVRKPLKRRKRLLVAKSKEFCVSFKYEKLTTFYFLCGRLGHGESFCPIRMYHGSKDLPMEWDISLRALPR is encoded by the coding sequence ATGGAGAACATCTTAGCAAGTTTACAAATCGAAGAGGAAGAGGAGAGTGGAGATAAAGAGTTGTGGGAGATTGAAATAGAAGAAAACTTAACGGAGCAGGCCATTAATTTTTGTTTAATCGGTTGTTTCTTTACAACAACGACTATCAATTTCCAATCTATGCGCACGGTGATGGCCAATCTCTGGTACACTATAAGAGGGGTTTCTATTACTGACATTGGTGAAAAAAGTATTCTTTTTCGTTTCTTTTGTAAAGTGGACAGAGATAGAGTGGTTAAAGGGTCACCATGGACCTTCAACAATCATTTGTTCATCATCTTTATGTTAAAAGTGGGGGAAGACACGCTGGAAGTGCCTCTCAATAACGCCAATTTCTGGGTTCAGATCCCTGATCTACCTTCAGGTCTGTATTCAGAAAATATTGCAAGACAGTTTGGTGACTTTATAGGTTCTTTCATAAAGTATGATACAAAAGCCATTACAGCAAGTCTACGAAATATTATGAGAATTAGAGTGCAAGTGGATGTCCGAAAACCTTTGAAGAGACGGAAGCGATTACTGGTTGCTAAATCGAAAGAATTTTGTGTcagttttaaatatgaaaagttaaCAACTTTCTATTTCTTATGTGGACGTCTAGGACATGGAGAAAGCTTCTGTCCGATTCGAATGTATCATGGGAGTAAAGATTTACCGATGGAATGGGATATTTCGTTAAGAGCTCTTCCTCGGTGA